Proteins found in one bacterium genomic segment:
- the folB gene encoding dihydroneopterin aldolase, with translation MDKIRIRDLRVRCRVGVTAFERRLPQELLITVTLHADLRRACRSDDLRHTIDYSVLKKAILAESESKPYKLIERLAQRIAELSLQSELVQQVDVTVQKLGALRFALCSEVEITRVRDER, from the coding sequence ATGGATAAAATACGAATTCGTGATCTTCGGGTACGGTGCCGGGTGGGCGTTACTGCTTTTGAACGACGCCTGCCTCAGGAACTATTGATTACGGTAACCTTGCACGCGGACTTGCGGCGCGCCTGCCGGAGTGATGATCTCCGCCACACCATTGATTACAGCGTATTGAAAAAAGCGATTTTGGCGGAGAGCGAGTCTAAACCGTATAAGCTGATCGAGCGGTTGGCTCAGCGGATCGCCGAGCTTTCCCTGCAATCCGAGCTGGTGCAACAGGTGGATGTCACGGTTCAAAAGCTGGGGGCGCTCCGGTTTGCGCTTTGCAGTGAAGTGGAAATTACAAGGGTCCGGGACGAACGGTGA
- a CDS encoding response regulator has product MPDENIKNEQDPAPLLRLLIVEDSAEDAEMIVRELRRAGYTLVYERVDTLESMRALLHWEWDLILADYKMPRFSGLDALAEFKTWKRDVPFIVVSGAIGEECAVESVKAGAQDYVLKDRLTRLVPVVQRAMKDAADRREYRRVQRDRDRADEALRASEARLRVILESVQTGVMIVDPESHVILEVNRELAEMVGLPAHQIEGSVCHKFVCPAARGQCPLTDLGQSIDHSERVLVRADGTQIPVLKTVRQVVINGRRQLIESVVDISELKRLQDQVILSQKMEAIGQLAGGVAHDFNNILQVIMGYSEVLMRSTSKSESSAEGIENIYQAAQRAAMLTRQLLVFSRRQMVVPTVMEMNVVIENVRSLIEHLVGGDIHLSVECAPHLPPIYADASQLEQLLLNLVVNARDAMPSGGNLVISARQVKVSEVQATGMMGARPGEFVAVSVADTGVGMEPEVLKHVFEPFFSTKGIGHGSGLGLSVAYGIAKQHNGWVQVESQVGKGSTMTLYLPVREGERTPATAESPTSVPPGKGERILLVEDEPEVRVLASRVLVAAGYEVVAVGTVAEGESALTQPGAHFDLVFSDVVLPDGNGVELVENALARNPDLAVLISSGYTDERSRWQTIQNRGFPFLAKPHSPSRLVSVVREVLANAHG; this is encoded by the coding sequence ATGCCGGATGAGAACATAAAAAATGAACAGGACCCTGCCCCGTTATTGAGGCTTCTGATCGTTGAGGATTCCGCGGAGGATGCCGAGATGATCGTGCGGGAGCTGCGGCGGGCGGGCTACACGCTCGTCTATGAGCGGGTGGATACCCTCGAGTCCATGCGGGCACTCTTGCACTGGGAGTGGGATCTCATCCTGGCGGATTATAAAATGCCCCGGTTCAGCGGGCTGGATGCTCTCGCCGAGTTCAAAACCTGGAAGCGGGACGTTCCTTTTATTGTCGTGTCGGGGGCTATCGGGGAGGAATGCGCGGTTGAATCCGTCAAGGCCGGGGCGCAGGATTATGTCCTGAAGGACCGCTTGACGCGGTTGGTGCCGGTGGTGCAGCGCGCCATGAAGGACGCGGCTGACCGGCGCGAATACCGCAGAGTGCAGCGGGACCGGGACCGGGCGGACGAAGCCCTCCGTGCCAGCGAGGCCCGGCTAAGGGTCATTCTCGAGTCCGTGCAGACTGGGGTCATGATTGTAGATCCGGAAAGCCATGTCATCCTCGAAGTCAATCGTGAACTGGCGGAGATGGTCGGGTTGCCGGCACATCAGATCGAGGGGAGTGTCTGTCATAAATTTGTCTGTCCTGCGGCCAGGGGGCAGTGCCCGCTTACCGATCTCGGCCAGTCGATTGATCATTCAGAACGCGTGCTGGTCCGGGCGGATGGGACCCAGATTCCCGTTCTCAAGACGGTTCGGCAGGTGGTGATTAATGGCCGGCGCCAGTTGATCGAGAGTGTGGTGGATATCAGCGAGTTGAAGCGCCTTCAGGATCAGGTGATTCTGTCCCAGAAAATGGAGGCGATCGGACAGTTGGCGGGCGGGGTCGCTCATGACTTTAATAATATCCTGCAAGTGATTATGGGCTATTCGGAAGTGCTCATGCGGAGTACCTCGAAGTCTGAATCCTCGGCCGAGGGCATTGAGAATATCTATCAGGCCGCCCAGCGTGCCGCCATGTTGACGCGGCAGTTGCTGGTGTTCAGCCGGCGCCAGATGGTGGTGCCGACGGTGATGGAAATGAATGTGGTTATTGAAAATGTTCGCTCCCTGATCGAGCATCTCGTGGGCGGGGACATTCATCTTAGCGTCGAGTGCGCCCCGCACCTTCCGCCCATCTATGCCGATGCCAGTCAGCTGGAACAGCTGCTCCTGAATCTGGTGGTCAATGCAAGGGATGCCATGCCCTCGGGGGGGAACCTGGTCATTTCCGCCAGACAGGTGAAAGTGAGTGAGGTCCAGGCGACCGGGATGATGGGGGCGCGCCCGGGTGAATTTGTGGCCGTTTCTGTAGCTGATACCGGGGTGGGAATGGAGCCTGAGGTGTTGAAACATGTCTTTGAGCCGTTTTTCAGCACGAAGGGGATCGGGCATGGGAGCGGACTTGGCCTTTCGGTCGCCTATGGCATTGCCAAGCAGCACAATGGCTGGGTTCAGGTGGAAAGTCAGGTGGGGAAGGGCTCGACCATGACGCTGTATCTTCCGGTGAGGGAAGGGGAGCGGACGCCTGCGACGGCGGAATCCCCCACCTCTGTCCCGCCGGGCAAAGGAGAGCGGATTTTATTGGTTGAGGATGAACCTGAAGTGCGCGTCCTGGCGTCGCGGGTGCTGGTGGCAGCGGGCTATGAGGTCGTGGCGGTGGGGACGGTCGCGGAGGGTGAGTCGGCCCTCACTCAGCCGGGAGCCCACTTTGACCTGGTGTTCAGTGATGTGGTGCTGCCGGATGGGAATGGTGTGGAATTAGTTGAGAATGCCCTGGCGCGCAACCCGGATCTGGCCGTGTTGATCAGCAGCGGATATACCGATGAGCGTTCGCGGTGGCAGACAATTCAAAACCGGGGGTTCCCATTCCTGGCCAAGCCTCATTCGCCTTCGCGGTTAGTAAGCGTCGTAAGGGAAGTGCTGGCGAACGCACATGGATAA
- the folE gene encoding GTP cyclohydrolase I FolE: protein MNKKRVAGLIRELLGEIGENPDREGLVKTPERVAAAYEFLTSGYRMSVKRIVNGAVFTAEANNMVLLKNIEVYSLCEHHMLPFFGRCHIGYIPRKKVLGVSKLARIVDCHARRLQIQERLTAQIAHDIMDYIKPEGVGVVMECRHLCMIMRGVEKQDSVMTTSSVLGSFHNDSSTRSEFLSLIR, encoded by the coding sequence ATGAATAAGAAGCGTGTGGCGGGGTTAATTAGGGAATTATTAGGGGAAATCGGGGAAAACCCTGACCGGGAGGGTCTGGTCAAGACGCCGGAACGCGTGGCCGCCGCCTATGAGTTTCTGACGTCCGGGTACCGGATGTCCGTTAAGCGGATCGTGAATGGGGCGGTGTTCACGGCGGAAGCCAATAACATGGTCCTGCTCAAAAACATCGAGGTGTACAGTCTCTGTGAACACCACATGCTCCCGTTTTTCGGTCGATGCCACATCGGCTATATACCCCGCAAGAAAGTCCTGGGCGTCAGCAAGCTGGCCCGTATCGTGGACTGTCATGCTCGGCGCCTTCAGATTCAGGAGCGGCTGACCGCTCAAATCGCCCATGACATTATGGATTACATCAAGCCCGAGGGGGTGGGTGTGGTCATGGAGTGCCGCCACCTCTGCATGATTATGCGGGGGGTCGAGAAGCAGGATTCAGTGATGACGACCTCATCCGTTCTGGGCAGTTTCCACAATGATTCCTCCACCCGGTCCGAGTTTCTCAGCCTGATTCGATGA
- a CDS encoding cofactor-independent phosphoglycerate mutase, with amino-acid sequence MSRRKTIIFLGDGMADEPMAELGGKTPLQVAATPGMDRIAREGRSGTLLTLPAGFPTSSEVANMSVMGCDLPSEYCGRGALEAAGRGVPLGLDDIAFRVNLTTVENGILRDFSGGRIASPEAALLIEALNEHLGTGQIRFHAGLSYRNILVCSGPEFSAQVKTDKPDDNHGEPVAGHLPCALSPAGEFTATVLRRLMDEATAVLTNHPVNQRLKAGGRTMANGIWPWSGGRAGALRKLKDKYGITGAVISAVDVITGLGRCLGLDVVPVSGATGYIDTNYEGKAAAAVEAIQTHDFVYLHLEAIDEVSHEQNLTLKIKAIEDFDSRIICPVMAAVGPDANYAVLPDHPVPIRLGKHTRTPVPVSVRCPGIPPDGVAAFNEMDCLRGSLGAMQGDALMRILFG; translated from the coding sequence ATGAGCAGGCGGAAGACGATCATTTTCCTCGGTGACGGGATGGCGGATGAGCCGATGGCGGAGCTCGGCGGTAAAACCCCCTTACAGGTGGCGGCTACACCGGGGATGGACCGGATTGCGAGGGAAGGGCGATCGGGTACTTTGTTAACACTACCGGCCGGTTTTCCAACCAGCAGTGAAGTCGCCAATATGTCCGTCATGGGCTGTGATCTGCCTTCTGAATATTGCGGGCGGGGTGCCCTCGAGGCGGCGGGGCGGGGAGTACCTCTGGGACTGGACGATATTGCCTTCCGGGTCAACCTGACCACCGTTGAGAACGGAATCCTGCGTGACTTTTCGGGGGGACGGATTGCGTCCCCTGAGGCCGCGCTCCTGATTGAGGCGTTGAATGAGCATCTGGGGACGGGTCAAATCCGGTTCCATGCCGGATTGAGCTATCGGAACATTCTTGTGTGCTCGGGGCCTGAATTTTCCGCTCAGGTCAAGACTGATAAGCCGGATGATAATCACGGTGAGCCGGTGGCGGGGCATCTACCCTGTGCCTTGAGTCCGGCGGGCGAGTTCACCGCGACGGTGTTAAGGCGGCTGATGGACGAAGCTACGGCGGTGCTCACGAATCACCCGGTGAACCAGCGGCTGAAGGCGGGCGGACGCACGATGGCAAACGGCATATGGCCCTGGAGCGGCGGGCGGGCAGGGGCATTGAGGAAGCTCAAGGATAAGTACGGCATCACAGGGGCGGTGATTTCCGCTGTGGATGTGATTACCGGTCTGGGGCGATGCCTGGGGCTGGATGTGGTGCCGGTTTCCGGGGCAACGGGGTACATCGATACCAATTATGAGGGCAAGGCCGCCGCGGCGGTGGAGGCTATTCAGACCCATGATTTTGTGTACTTGCATCTGGAGGCCATTGATGAAGTATCCCATGAGCAAAACCTGACTCTTAAAATCAAGGCCATTGAGGATTTTGACTCCAGAATTATCTGCCCGGTGATGGCGGCGGTGGGGCCGGATGCGAATTATGCCGTGTTGCCGGATCATCCCGTTCCCATCCGGTTGGGCAAACATACGCGCACGCCGGTGCCGGTGTCGGTGCGGTGTCCCGGGATCCCTCCCGATGGCGTGGCGGCCTTCAATGAGATGGACTGCCTCCGCGGCAGCCTCGGCGCGATGCAGGGGGATGCCCTGATGCGTATCCTCTTCGGGTGA